The following proteins come from a genomic window of Candidatus Thiodiazotropha sp. CDECU1:
- a CDS encoding DNA polymerase III subunit chi, protein MTQVDFYVLDDRAMGNRFSLACRLCEKIYHQQRRIFIHTGSEEESRHMNRLLWTFRQGSFVPHGMANECDPLTTPVIISHDRESGEEKDVLINLASEVPSFFSRFERVAEIVDKEPQVVTAGRERFRFYRDRGYPLNKHDIK, encoded by the coding sequence GATGACCGGGCAATGGGAAATCGCTTTTCCCTGGCCTGCCGTCTGTGTGAGAAGATCTACCATCAGCAACGTAGGATTTTTATTCATACTGGCTCCGAAGAAGAGTCACGACATATGAATAGATTACTCTGGACCTTTCGCCAGGGCAGTTTCGTACCCCATGGAATGGCTAATGAGTGTGATCCTTTGACCACACCGGTTATTATCAGCCATGATAGGGAGAGCGGTGAAGAAAAGGATGTTCTGATCAATCTTGCAAGTGAGGTTCCCAGCTTTTTCAGCCGTTTTGAGCGTGTTGCGGAGATCGTCGATAAGGAGCCGCAGGTCGTAACTGCAGGGCGAGAGCGCTTCCGATTCTACCGTGACAGGGGCTATCCGCTAAACAAACATGATATTAAGTAG
- a CDS encoding EAL domain-containing protein, whose translation MSTKVGRPTFTWVVLASSIFLLILSLVAVTVLRSEYDQHVQFIKELTAGQMEIVSLVAETELEKGNYASLSNLINQWATKHSEIDEIKLVSRNGFILAGYGPFQPSARRYIVEKNIPYSYRGDAKLMLAMSLEGAFEHTLDQGLKAAVAVLLLTGLFALLMHLFLARRYEANLLSLMVEELKDTESRNLQLAAYPRHNPNPIIAFNMDGITTFKNPALSRLMSRFNVTDPVYILPDDHEAFIQRIASGERQIFAEKEVGNMNMLAHYQMIDMAREVYVYIQDITAQRTAEKELRKERNQAHTTLASIGDSVLTVDMNGQITYLNNQAMKMLKTDAEMPIGQHFSKLLSLLDDGEEWSIENLISQCRMSEPNQVVNKQASLLLPDSEMLQVQVTATQIYSENIEADGVVIVLRDNTREYRLQAELHRQANHDSLTGLMNRSAFETHLENALESARQRGHEHILCFMDLDQFKVVNDTCGHVAGDELLRQLARLMRKHIRGSDVLARVGGDEFSAIMIDCPLPQAIERIDSLRKDIEQHHFTWNTHSFRISVSIGVSPINLYSENLAQLMSTADAACYSAKDSGRNRVIVYEKDSAKTKHRLGEMQWVSRINGALDEGRLALYAQPIVDLNSDNKLIVAIEILLRMHADNGDLIPPGAFLPAAERYDLIHRIDLWVIEEVMRLLTKCNTNYPDCFINISGATLSHTQIPYLVNELLQKYAIDPEKITFEVTETAAIQNLSSAFRVFRKIRELGCRFALDDFGSGLSSFGYLKNLPIDYLKIDGMFIKGINTNNLNKGMVEAIKTVADSMRLTTIAEFVENDVIIEELNELGINLGQGFGIAEPKPFKDFLSETDESNVIWLSSKV comes from the coding sequence ATGAGCACCAAAGTAGGTCGACCAACCTTTACATGGGTTGTTCTGGCAAGCTCTATTTTTCTACTGATTTTATCGCTTGTAGCCGTTACTGTGTTAAGGAGTGAATATGACCAGCATGTGCAGTTCATCAAGGAATTGACTGCGGGTCAGATGGAGATTGTTTCCTTGGTTGCAGAGACTGAACTTGAGAAAGGTAACTATGCATCACTATCAAATCTGATCAACCAATGGGCCACTAAACATAGTGAGATCGATGAGATAAAGTTGGTGTCAAGGAACGGCTTTATTCTAGCAGGTTACGGCCCATTTCAACCCTCTGCACGCAGATATATTGTCGAAAAGAACATTCCATACTCCTATCGGGGAGACGCAAAATTAATGTTGGCTATGAGCCTTGAAGGTGCGTTTGAGCATACCCTGGATCAGGGGCTTAAGGCAGCAGTGGCTGTGCTTTTACTTACTGGCCTGTTTGCACTGTTGATGCATCTTTTTCTTGCACGTCGTTATGAGGCAAATCTTCTTTCACTGATGGTTGAAGAGCTAAAAGATACTGAATCCCGTAATCTTCAATTAGCTGCATATCCGCGCCATAACCCTAATCCGATTATCGCATTTAACATGGATGGAATAACAACATTTAAAAACCCTGCTCTATCCAGATTGATGAGTAGGTTCAATGTTACCGATCCAGTCTACATTCTGCCGGATGATCATGAAGCATTCATTCAGCGTATTGCTAGTGGAGAACGCCAGATATTTGCAGAAAAAGAAGTTGGCAATATGAATATGCTCGCACACTATCAAATGATTGATATGGCAAGAGAGGTTTATGTCTATATCCAGGATATTACCGCTCAACGCACTGCAGAGAAGGAATTACGAAAGGAGCGCAATCAGGCGCATACAACGTTAGCATCGATTGGCGATAGTGTACTTACCGTCGATATGAATGGGCAGATTACTTATCTGAATAACCAGGCAATGAAAATGTTAAAGACTGATGCAGAGATGCCAATAGGTCAGCATTTTTCAAAGCTGCTAAGTCTCCTTGATGATGGTGAGGAGTGGAGCATAGAAAATCTGATATCACAGTGTCGTATGAGTGAGCCCAATCAGGTGGTCAACAAACAGGCATCGCTGTTGTTACCTGATAGTGAAATGCTGCAAGTCCAGGTTACAGCGACGCAAATATACAGCGAAAATATAGAGGCTGATGGGGTGGTTATCGTATTACGAGACAATACTCGTGAGTACCGGTTACAAGCAGAGCTCCACCGTCAAGCAAATCATGACAGCCTCACCGGTTTGATGAACCGCAGTGCATTTGAAACCCATTTAGAGAACGCCTTGGAATCAGCAAGACAACGGGGCCATGAGCATATTCTTTGTTTTATGGATTTGGATCAATTCAAGGTGGTGAATGATACCTGTGGCCATGTTGCAGGGGATGAACTTTTGCGTCAACTGGCGCGCCTTATGCGCAAACACATTAGAGGGAGTGACGTTCTTGCTCGGGTTGGGGGTGATGAATTCAGTGCAATAATGATTGATTGTCCGCTGCCTCAGGCCATAGAGAGAATTGACTCGTTGCGCAAGGATATAGAACAGCATCACTTTACTTGGAATACTCATAGTTTCAGGATCAGCGTCAGTATAGGGGTGTCACCGATAAATCTGTATAGTGAGAATCTTGCGCAGTTGATGAGCACTGCAGATGCTGCCTGCTATTCAGCAAAGGACTCAGGCCGCAACCGTGTCATTGTTTATGAAAAAGACAGTGCGAAAACAAAGCATAGACTGGGAGAAATGCAGTGGGTGTCTCGCATTAACGGTGCCTTGGACGAAGGTCGTCTGGCTCTCTATGCTCAGCCAATTGTAGACCTAAACAGTGATAATAAGTTAATCGTTGCAATAGAAATCCTGCTCAGGATGCATGCAGATAATGGTGATCTGATACCTCCCGGTGCCTTCCTGCCTGCAGCCGAGAGATATGATTTGATACACCGCATTGATCTTTGGGTTATTGAAGAAGTCATGCGCTTGCTTACGAAATGCAATACTAATTACCCAGATTGTTTTATCAATATATCAGGAGCAACACTGAGTCATACTCAAATTCCATATTTGGTAAATGAGTTATTGCAAAAATATGCAATTGACCCTGAAAAGATCACCTTCGAGGTTACGGAAACAGCAGCCATTCAAAATCTCTCGAGTGCATTCAGAGTGTTTCGAAAGATACGTGAGCTGGGATGCCGATTTGCGTTGGACGATTTTGGATCAGGGTTATCCTCATTTGGTTATTTAAAAAACCTGCCCATTGACTACCTCAAAATCGATGGCATGTTCATAAAGGGTATTAATACCAATAACCTGAATAAAGGGATGGTAGAAGCGATAAAAACCGTTGCGGACTCAATGAGGTTGACGACCATAGCAGAATTCGTTGAAAATGATGTGATTATTGAGGAATTAAATGAGTTGGGTATCAATCTTGGTCAAGGGTTTGGGATAGCTGAACCAAAACCATTCAAGGACTTTTTATCTGAAACTGATGAGAGTAATGTGATTTGGCTATCTAGCAAAGTCTAA